A genomic segment from Takifugu rubripes chromosome 20, fTakRub1.2, whole genome shotgun sequence encodes:
- the LOC101064271 gene encoding cystathionine gamma-lyase — MEPNHMNDEQQLFAGFKTAFKSFGTEAIHVGQEPEQWSSMAVVPPISLSTTFKQLEPGTHMGFEYSRSGNPTRNCLEKAVAALDGAKYCLALASGLAATVTITHMLKSGDGVICMDDVYGGTNRYFQRVACNLGLEVVLADCTKPEQLKASLKPNTKLVWIETPTNPMMKVVDIKACSDLVHEYNKDIVVVVDNTFMSAYFQRPLALGADICMYSATKYMNGHSDVVMGLVSTSREDLYEKLKFLQNALGGVPSPFDCYLCNRGLKTLHLRMERHFKNAMAAAKFLEADPRVERVIFPGLPSHPQHALMKKQCSGCPGMITFYIKGKFEHASTFLSNLKMFAIAESLGGYESLAEHPAIMTHASVPESERLNLGISDTLIRLSVGLEDEADIIKDLEQALAAAHPKTK, encoded by the exons ATGGAGCCGAATCACATGAACGATGAGCAGCAGTTGTTCGCCGGCTTCAAAACGGCGTTTAAATCGTTCGGCACCGAGGCCATTCACGTCGGCCAGGAGCCGGAGCAGTGGAGCTCAATGGCCGTAGTTCCGCCGATATCGCTCTCCACCACGTTTAAACAGCTGGAGCCCGGAACCCATATG GGGTTTGAATACAGCCGCAGTGGAAACCCTACCAGAAACTGTCTTGAGAAGGCCGTGGCTGCCCTGGATGGAGCCAAGTATT GCCTCGCTCTCGCCTCTGGGCTGGCGGCGACGGTGACTATCACGCACATGTTGAAATCTGGCGACGGAGTCATCTGCATGGACGACGTGTACGGGG GCACAAACCGCTACTTCCAAAGAGTTGCCTGTAATCTGGGTCTGGAGGTGGTGTTGGCCGACTGTACCAAACCCGAGCAGCTCAAGGCTTCCCTAAAGCCAAACACCAAA CTGGTGTGGATCGAGACCCCCACCAACCCCATGATGAAGGTCGTTGACATCAAGGCCTGCTCTGACCTGGTCCATGAATACAATAAAGATATAGTGgtggttgtagacaacaccttCATGTCGGCCTATTTCCAG CGCCCCCTGGCGCTTGGAGCTGATATCTGCATGTATTCAGCCACCAAATACATGAACG GTCACAGCGACGTGGTCATGGGACTGGTCTCGACGAGTAGGGAGGATTTGTATGAGAAGCTGAAATTCCTGCAAAATG CCCTCGGTGGCGTGCCGTCTCCCTTTGACTGCTACCTGTGCAACCGAGGGTTGAAGACACTACACTTGCGCATGGAGCGGCATTTCAAGAACGCCATGGCTGCTGCCAAATTTCTGGAGGCTGACCCGAGGGTGGAGCGCGTCATATTTCCAG GCCTGCCCTCTCACCCTCAGCACGCTCTGATGAAGAAACAGTGCTCCGGCTGTCCAGGAATGATCACCTTTTACATTAAAGGCAAATTTGAGCACGCCTCAACCTTCCTCAGTAACCTCAAA ATGTTTGCCATAGCTGAGAGTCTGGGGGGATATGAGAGTTTAGCTGAACATCC GGCGATCATGACACATGCATCTGTGCCAGAATCTGAGAGGCTCAACCTGGGGATCAGCGACACGCTGATCCGGCTCTCTGTGGGACTGGAAGATGAGGCGGACATCATCAAAGACCTGGAGCAAGCGCTGGCTGCTGCA CACCCAAAGACAAAGTGA